The following are encoded in a window of Rosa chinensis cultivar Old Blush chromosome 4, RchiOBHm-V2, whole genome shotgun sequence genomic DNA:
- the LOC112197811 gene encoding uncharacterized protein LOC112197811, whose translation MAAAASLSFSLDPHRHLSSNPHFTPSTSLLIPKHSFRIFHNSNRYTLKSSSSSSSHSSTATSPSPPSVPSSSFLEAPLRTGRFLSNEDLEKLKSLENFRYYQELESGSMWVRVMRSEEMDITVGLLAESFAESMLLPSGYVALLGFLVKQYLMERRELMPHTATLIGFYRSNKDEAKDESFGGKGESFEDKGESFEEKDGGFGGEDEDGVLAGTVEVCFDKKGANASTPTPTPPKNSPYISNMAVKKSLRRRGIGWHLLKASEELISQMSSSREAYLHCRMIDAAPFNMYTKAGYNIVKTDSILILLTLQRRKHLMYKKLPVLTSFSESETLCSEEDENHY comes from the exons ATGGCTGCAGCAGCTtcactctctttctctttggATCCACACCGCCATCTCTCTTCCAATCCCCACTTCACTCCCTCAACCTCACTTCTAATCCCCAAACACTCTTTTAGAATCTTCCATAACTCCAATCGTTACACTCtcaaatcttcttcttcttcttcttctcattcttCTACAGCTACTTCTCCAAGCCCACCATCAGTACCCAGCTCTTCATTTCTCGAAGCCCCACTCAGAACCGGCCGGTTTCTCAGCAATGAAGACCTCGAGAAGCTCAAGTCGCTCGAGAATTTCAGGTACTATCAGGAACTGGAGTCCGGGTCGATGTGGGTTCGGGTCATGAGGTCGGAGGAGATGGACATCACTGTTGGGCTTTTGGCCGAGTCGTTTGCCGAGTCGATGCTTCTGCCTTCTGGTTATGTGGCTCTCTTGGGCTTCTTGGTCAAGCAGTACTTGATGGAACGAAGGGAGTTGATGCCCCACACCGCCACGCTTATTGGGTTTTACAGAAGCAACAAGGATGAGGCTAAAGATGAGAGCTTTGGGGGTAAAGGTGAGAGCTTTGAGGATAAAGGTGAGAGCTTTGAGGAGAAAGATGGAGGCTTTggaggagaagatgaagatggggTTTTGGCGGGGACTGTGGAGGTTTGCTTTGACAAGAAGGGTGCCAATGCTTCTACTCCTACGCCAACTCCGCCCAAGAATTCGCCGTATATAAGCAACATGGCTGTGAAGAAGTCGCTTCGGAG GAGGGGCATTGGCTGGCATCTTTTGAAGGCAAGTGAGGAATTGATTTCTCAGATGAGTTCTTCAAGAGAGGCGTACTTGCATTGCAGAATGATCGATGCAGCTCCATTCAACATGTATACAAAAGCAGGTTACAACATTGTAAAGACAGATAGCATTTTGATACTACTGACATTGCAGAGGCGGAAACACTTAATGTACAAGAAACTTCCAGTCTTGACCAGCTTTTCAGAATCAGAAACTTTGTGTTCTGAAGAGGATGAAAATCACTATTGA
- the LOC112199834 gene encoding protein ALTERED XYLOGLUCAN 4, which yields MVSPFKDHQSHSPSYTHSFIKKILPYFIYVILPIAVIRLYLYSPTLPQSSTVHHHLPQPSTVHHLPHSTTPISITTPSSSSSSHEEEEKKPEAKETQCDYTDGNWVPDKMGPLYNGTTCGIIKEGQNCITHGRSDLGYLYWKWKPKQCPLPRFEPNTFLHLLRNKHIAFVGDSMARNQLESLLCMLATASPPKLVYTDGEDNKFRRWNFASHNVNVSVYWSPFLVKGVEKSKSGPDHNELYLDQVDERWAADMGKMDMVVLSVGHWFLHPAVYFEGGSALGCHFCPGLNHTEIGFYDVLRKAVRTTLKTITERRETSENGINVIVTTFSPAHFEGEWDKAGACPKTKPYNKGEKNLEGMDAEMRQVEVEEVEAAKVNGKGFSGFKVEELDVSYLSLMRPDGHPGPYMNPFPFFNGVKERVQNDCVHWCLPGAIDTWNEILLEIMKKWNRG from the exons ATGGTTAGTCCATTCAAAGACCACCAATCTCACTCTCCATCTTACACTCACTCCTTCATCAAGAAAATCTTACCTTATTTCATCTATGTCATACTTCCCATTGCTGTAATCCGCCTCTACCTTTACTCCCCCACTCTCCCCCAATCCTCCACAGTTCACCATCACCTCCCTCAACCCTCCACAGTTCATCACCTCCCTCACTCCACCACCCCCATTTCCATAACcactccatcttcttcttcctcttcacatG aagaagaagagaagaaaccaGAAGCTAAAGAGACTCAATGTGACTACACAGATGGGAACTGGGTCCCTGACAAAATGGGTCCTTTGTACAATGGCACAACCTGTGGGATAATTAAGGAAGGCCAGAATTGCATCACCCATGGGAGATCAGATTTGGGTTATCTCTACTGGAAATGGAAACCCAAGCAGTGCCCTTTACCAAGGTTTGAACCCAACACTTTTCTCCACCTCCTTAGAAACAAGCACATAGCTTTTGTCGGTGACTCCATGGCCAGGAACCAATTGGAGTCCCTTCTTTGCATGCTAGCCACTGCCTCTCCTCCCAAACTTGTTTACACTGATGGTGAGGACAACAAGTTTAGGAGGTGGAACTTTGCTTCTCACAATGTCAATGTGTCAGTGTATTGGTCACCCTTTCTTGTTAAAGGTGTTGAGAAATCAAAATCAGGGCCTGATCACAATGAATTGTATTTGGATCAAGTTGATGAGAGGTGGGCAGCTGATATGGGTAAGATGGACATGGTTGTGTTATCAGTTGGGCATTGGTTTTTGCATCCTGCTGTGTATTTTGAGGGTGGTTCAGCTCTTGGGTGTCATTTCTGTCCTGGTCTGAATCACACTGAGATTGGCTTCTATGATGTTTTGAGAAAGGCCGTAAGGACTACCCTAAAGACCATAACTGAAAGGAGAGAGACTAGTGAGAATGGGATCAATGTAATTGTGACTACATTTTCACCAGCTCATTTTGAAGGTGAGTGGGACAAGGCTGGGGCTTGTCCCAAGACCAAGCCTTACAACAAGGGAGAGAAAAATCTTGAAGGAATGGATGCTGAGATGAGGCAAGTTGAGGTGGAAGAAGTGGAAGCTGCTAAGGTGAATGGTAAAGGGTTTTCAGGGTTTAAGGTTGAAGAATTGGATGTGAGCTATTTGTCATTGATGAGGCCAGATGGGCACCCTGGGCCTTATATGAACCCATTTCCATTTTTTAATGGGGTGAAAGAGAGGGTGCAAAATGATTGTGTACATTGGTGTTTGCCTGGGGCTATTGACACATGGAATGAGATATTGCTGGAGATCATGAAGAAATGGAATCGGGGTTGA
- the LOC112199829 gene encoding protein LSM12 homolog has protein sequence MAMDGSNAAAAEELAVGCFVSIKTTLGDDFQGQVITFDRPSNILILQEGLKGGPKRNIRLLKANYIKELSYMGQAEDPLDIKNCYLDLNSLRAREESAIRQAEAECERIGVGVTSQAQNIFDALSKTLPVRWDKTVIVVMNEVRVSSPYLPESVSGGTPAANDRVKKVLELERRRLQTRGGGQ, from the exons atggccATGGATGGCAGCAATGCAGCAGCAGCGGAGGAATTGGCCGTGGGTTGCTTCGTCTCCATCAAGACCACCTTGGGCGACGACTTCCAGGGCCAGGTCATCACCTTCGACCGCCCCTCCAACATCCTCATCCTTC AAGAGGGTTTGAAAGGAGGGCCTAAGCGGAACATCAGGCTACTCAAGGCCAACTATATCAAGGAGTTGAGCTATATGGGTCAAGCTGAAGACCCACTTGACATTAAGAACTGTTACCTTGATCTTAATAGTCTCAGAGCCCGAGAGGAATCAGCTATCAG ACAAGCAGAGGCAGAGTGTGAGAGGATCGGAGTTGGTGTCACCAGCCAGGCTCAGAACATTTTCGATGCCTTGTCTAAGAC GCTTCCAGTACGGTGGGACAAGACTGTCATAGTTGTGATGAATGAGGTTCGTGTGAGCAGTCCATATCTTCCCGAGTCTGTCAGCGGAGGAACTCCTGCTGCCAATGATCGGGTGAAGAAAGTG CTTGAGTTGGAGAGGAGGAGGTTGCAAACTCGTGGTGGTGGTCAGTGA